The Streptomyces sp. NBC_01689 genome includes a window with the following:
- a CDS encoding AAA family ATPase gives MDFGTQGPEAPADLAWMRGVDAYTMGAYPQAEEEFRTAVRMDPGMADGWLGLHALRVDTTTALLRMFRHRDRFGEQRSRHRRTLNSWYWLGWWVQPVLESPRDLLLAHASHWLDGRHVPELDRALAGLPPVDADPQVRFLHACRAYLVKDWEQLVRHTDPLIDDPLLGIEAGLFGGMARVRLEMFGQAEPLLSSALMRCRSEQPQRKELRYWLARAHEGTGRSAAALPLYRAVHRVDPAFMDTSARLAAISEGDGYDDAAADLAAITLTGIGQDVMDGPDGLDPLWGGEGRDLRLPEADPLPPGAVSPETDMVREKAMVPVRPLPAGPTDPALLEEALAELERMVGLEPVKRQVKALSAQLNMARLRAGQGLPVQPPKRHFVFSGPSGTGKTTVARILGRVFYALGLLGGDHLVEAQRADLVGEYLGQTAVKANELIDSAIGGVLFVDEAYSLSNSGYGKGDAYGDEALQVLLKRAEDNRDHLVVILAGYPEGMDRLLAANPGLSSRFTTRVDFPSYRPLELTSIGEVLAAENGDVWDEEALDELRSIAGHVVDQGWIDELGNGRFLRTLYEKSCAYRDLRLSGYPSTPSRDDLSTLRLPDLMQAYGEVLSGRGPQDPSAL, from the coding sequence ATGGACTTCGGCACGCAGGGCCCGGAGGCCCCGGCCGACCTCGCCTGGATGCGAGGTGTGGACGCCTACACGATGGGCGCCTATCCGCAGGCGGAGGAGGAGTTCCGCACCGCGGTCCGGATGGACCCCGGTATGGCGGACGGCTGGCTCGGACTGCACGCGCTGCGTGTGGACACGACGACCGCGCTGCTGCGCATGTTCCGTCACCGGGACCGGTTCGGCGAACAGCGCTCCCGGCACCGGCGCACCCTGAACTCCTGGTACTGGCTGGGCTGGTGGGTCCAGCCGGTGCTGGAGAGTCCGCGCGATCTGCTGCTCGCGCACGCCTCGCACTGGCTGGACGGCCGCCATGTCCCGGAGCTGGACCGGGCGTTGGCCGGGCTGCCACCGGTGGACGCGGATCCCCAGGTGCGCTTCCTGCACGCCTGCCGGGCCTACCTCGTCAAGGACTGGGAGCAGTTGGTCCGCCACACGGACCCGCTGATCGACGATCCGCTGCTGGGCATAGAGGCCGGTCTCTTCGGCGGCATGGCCCGGGTCCGGCTGGAGATGTTCGGACAGGCGGAGCCGCTGCTGTCGTCGGCCCTGATGCGCTGCCGCAGCGAGCAGCCGCAACGCAAGGAACTGCGGTACTGGCTGGCCCGGGCGCACGAGGGCACCGGCCGGTCGGCCGCGGCGCTCCCGCTGTACCGGGCCGTTCACCGGGTCGACCCCGCCTTCATGGACACCTCCGCGCGGCTCGCCGCGATCTCCGAGGGCGACGGGTACGACGACGCCGCCGCCGACCTCGCGGCGATCACACTGACCGGCATCGGGCAGGACGTGATGGACGGCCCGGACGGCCTCGATCCGCTCTGGGGAGGCGAGGGCCGCGACCTCCGGCTCCCCGAGGCCGACCCGCTGCCGCCGGGCGCGGTGTCACCCGAGACCGACATGGTGCGGGAGAAGGCCATGGTGCCGGTGCGGCCGCTGCCCGCCGGGCCGACCGACCCCGCCCTGCTGGAGGAGGCGCTCGCCGAGCTGGAGCGCATGGTCGGGCTCGAACCCGTGAAACGGCAGGTCAAGGCGCTCTCGGCGCAGTTGAACATGGCACGGCTGCGGGCCGGGCAGGGGCTTCCCGTCCAGCCGCCGAAACGGCACTTCGTCTTCTCCGGCCCCTCAGGCACCGGCAAGACGACGGTCGCCCGCATCCTCGGCCGGGTCTTCTACGCGCTCGGCCTGCTCGGCGGCGACCATCTCGTGGAGGCGCAGCGGGCGGATCTGGTGGGCGAGTACCTGGGCCAGACCGCCGTCAAGGCGAACGAACTGATCGACTCCGCGATCGGCGGGGTGCTCTTCGTGGACGAGGCGTACTCGCTGTCCAACTCGGGATACGGCAAGGGTGACGCGTACGGCGACGAGGCCCTTCAGGTGCTGCTGAAGCGGGCCGAGGACAACCGGGACCATCTGGTCGTCATCCTCGCCGGCTACCCCGAGGGCATGGACCGGCTGCTCGCCGCCAACCCCGGGCTGTCCTCACGCTTCACCACCCGCGTCGACTTCCCGTCCTACCGGCCCCTCGAACTCACCTCCATCGGCGAGGTGCTGGCCGCGGAGAACGGGGACGTCTGGGACGAGGAGGCGCTGGACGAGCTGCGCTCGATCGCCGGGCATGTCGTCGATCAGGGGTGGATCGACGAGCTGGGGAACGGGCGGTTCCTGCGGACGCTGTACGAGAAGAGCTGCGCGTACCGGGATCTGCGGCTCTCCGGGTATCCGAGCACGCCGTCGCGGGACGATCTGTCGACGCTTAGGCTGCCGGATCTGATGCAGGCGTACGGGGAGGTGTTGTCGGGGCGTGGGCCCCAGGACCCGTCGGCCCTGTGA